Genomic segment of Hordeum vulgare subsp. vulgare unplaced genomic scaffold, MorexV3_pseudomolecules_assembly, whole genome shotgun sequence:
CGCATGAAAGTCGAAGTATATACTTTAGTCGATACAAAGTCCGTTTTTTCGAAGAtccactatgataatgaaaaagaTTTCTACATATCCGACCAAATCGATCAAGAATATCCCAATCTGATAAATCCGTCCAAATGGGTTTACTAATAGGATGCCCCGATCCAGTACAAAATTGAGCTTTTGATAAGTATCCTATGAGGAGAGTAGCGGGGACTATGGTATCGAATTTTTTCATTCGAGTATCTATGAGAAATGAATTCTCCAGCATTTGATTCCTTACCAACAAAGGACTTTTTGGTACACTTGAAAGGTATCCCATAAAATCGAAGCAAGAGTTTGCTAATTGGTTTATATGGATTCTTCGCGGCTGAGtccaaaaaaagaaataatattGCCAGAAATTGATAAGGTAGCATTTCcatttctttttcaaaaaaaaactgccTTTTGATGCAAGAATTGCCTTTCCTTGATATCGAACATAATGTATAAGAGGATCCATAAAGAACCATAAGGTTTTCCGAGAAAAACCAGGGTACATTATCCCAAAATGTTCCATCTTCCTAGAAAAGTGGATTCGTTCCAGAAAAGTTCCAGAATATGCTAATGGTAAGCAAGAAGATTGTTTACGaagaaacaacaagaaaaattcaTATTCTGATACATAAGAGTTATATAGGAATTTAACtagtcttttattttctttttgaaaaaaaagaatGGATTTCATTGAAGTAATAAAACTATTCCAATTCGAATAGTAGTTGAGAAAGAATCGCAATAAATGCAAAGATGGAACATCTTGGATACGGTATTgaaggagttgaaccaagatttcCAAATGGATAGGATAGGGTATTTCTATATGTGATAGATAATCCAAATGCAAAAATTTGTCTTCTAAAAAGGGAAATATTGAATGAATAGAGCGTAAATTCTGAAACtttggtatttctttttctttcggacAAGATAATTCCCGTAGCGAGAATGGGATTTCCACAACAATCGCAAACCCCTCAGATA
This window contains:
- the LOC123421982 gene encoding maturase K, which translates into the protein MEKFEGYSEKQKSRQQYFVYPLLFQEYIYAFAHDYGLNGSEPVEIVSWNNKKFSSLLVKRLIIRMYQQNFLDNSVNHPNQDRLLDYKIFFYSEFYSQILSEGFAIVVEIPFSLRELSCPKEKEIPKFQNLRSIHSIFPFLEDKFLHLDYLSHIEIPYPIHLEILVQLLQYRIQDVPSLHLLRFFLNYYSNWNSFITSMKSILFFQKENKRLVKFLYNSYVSEYEFFLLFLRKQSSCLPLAYSGTFLERIHFSRKMEHFGIMYPGFSRKTLWFFMDPLIHYVRYQGKAILASKGSFFLKKKWKCYLINFWQYYFFFWTQPRRIHINQLANSCFDFMGYLSSVPKSPLLVRNQMLENSFLIDTRMKKFDTIVPATLLIGYLSKAQFCTGSGHPISKPIWTDLSDWDILDRFGRICRNLFHYHSGSSKKRTLYRLKYILRLSCARTLARKHKSTVRTFMQRLGSAFLEEFFTEEEQVFSLMFTKTTLFSFSGSHTERIWYLDIIGINDLVNPLN